The Sinorhizobium fredii genome contains the following window.
CGACCTGCCGGCGGAAAACAAGGTGGCCGTCCAGAGGATCGTCAGCGATCGCATCGCCAACGGCTATGCGCCCGCCGTCATGCAATGGAATGCGAACGAGGGTTCACGCGAGCTGCCGGAAATGGGTATCGTGCTTGACATCGACGAGGTCGCCAGGGCCGATGACTGGCGCCGCGTCCTACCGGCAACCGTGCTCGAGCGCATCACCTACAAGGACAAGGTGTTCTTTGCGCCGACCAACGTCCACGCGGAAAACTGGCTCTGGACCAGCGAGCCCATCTTCCGCCAACTCGGCCTGAAGGCTCCCGAGACATGGGACGAAATCTTCGCCGCCGCCGAAAAGATCAAGGCGGCGGGCCACCTGCCCGTCGCGCTGGGCGACGGTCCCTGGGAAATCTCCCTCGTCTTCAACGGCATCATGTATTCCAAGCTCGGCGCCGACGGCTATGCCCGGATCATCCGCGGCGACCCGGCGCTGGTTAGCGATCCGCGCATGACCGAGTCGCTCGACATGCTGCGACGCCTCTCCCGCTATGCGGAACCGGCCGCAGCGCGCCGGCGCAAGACCTGGGCCGACGCCACCGCCGCAGTCGGTGGCGGCAAGGCGGGCATGCAGTTCATGGGCGACTGGGCGAAGGGCGAGCTGGTGGCCCGTGGCTACTCTGTCGACAAGGATTTCGGCTGCAGCCTGATGCCCGGCACGGAGATCGCCTATTTCATGGTCATCGACGCTTTCGCCTTTCCGCTGACCAACCGCGAAGACGCCGCCGACGCGCAGCGCGCCTTCGCGCGCATGGTGCTCGATCGCGACAACCAAGTGGCCTTCAGCCGTCTCAAGGGCTCCCTGCCGGTGCGCACCGACGTCGATCCCAGCGGGCTCGACCGCTGCGGCCGGCTCGGCCTCGAGAAGATCGTCCAGAACAGCGGCGTCAGCGCCCAGTCGATGGCCATGCCGACGCAGATGTCGGAGGGCTGGATCGGCGTGCTGGCGGAATTCTTCAACGACGAAAGCATGTCGACCAAAACTGCCCAGCGCCGCCTCTACGACATCGTCAAGCGGCAGTGAGGAGCACCAAACTTAATCGCTTGTTTCCACGGCGCCTGAAAATTACCAATAGGCTCCGTTGGAGGCGTTGGGAGGCGTCATGCTGACTTTGCGACAGATCGAGGTGATCCGCGCGATCATGGTCACCGGCACGATCGCCGGCGCCGCGAAGCTCCTCGGCGTCGCGGCGCCCGGCGTCAGCCGGCTGATGAAGTATACGGAAGACAGCCTTCGGGTCCGTCTCTTCAACCGCAGCCATGGGCGCTATGTGCCGACGCCGGAGGCCCGGCACATCTTCGGATTACTCGACACCGTCTACCGGCAGGTCGAGGACCTGCAGTTTGCCGTGCAGCGGCTGGAAAAGGGTGACGGGCTGGAACTCAGCGTCGGCTCGGTTCCCAGCATCGCCAATGTGATGGTGCCGCGGGCGATCGCCAAGCTGCGCCAGCAGTATCCGTCGCTTTATGTCGACATCAACATTCTGAAGATCGAGGAGGCGATCGACTATCTGCTCGTCGGTCGCGGCGAGGTGGTGGCGATCAGCTCCTATCTCGAACACTCGATCATCCATTTCGAGCCGCTCGCCACCGGGCGGCTGCTCTGCATCGTGCCGCAGGACAGCGAGCTCGCCGGCAAGGACGCCATCGCGCCGGACGAAATCGTCCGCCATACCTTGATCGGCATCGATCCGAACGATCCCTACGGGCGGGTGATGACCGAGATTTTCCGTCGTCAGAACCTCGCCTATGATATGAAAATCAAGGCGCGTTTCGGCACGACCGTCTGCGCCCTCGTCGCCGCCGAGCTCGGCATTGCCATCATCGACGAGTTCACCGTCGCCGCCGGCCGGGTGCCGGGAATCAAATGCCTGGAAATCGAAGCGGACACGACCTTCCCGACCTTCGTCGCCTATCGGCGCGACGTTCCGCTGTCGATCTTTTCGGAGCGCTTCATCGACACGCTGAGAACCGAAATGAACCGCGCCAAAAGATAACATCAAGTTATTGACTCTGCATATCTTGGTATTTGCCGTTACGTAAGAGATGGGACAGTATCACGCAGCTGGGCGGAGGAGGATCGCCGCCCATGGAAGAACGACATAGGAGGAGAACATGACGAAGAGAGCACTTGCGTCGATCGCAATTGCCGTGGCGCTATCGGCCGGCCTGCCGAACATATCCTGGGCGGACACGATAAAGATCGCCAACGTGATCGAGCTTTCGGGCGCCGGCGCCACCGTGGGAAGCAACTGGCGCGACGCGCTGAAGCTCGCCTTCGAGGAGATCAATGCTGCCGGCGGCATTCTCGGCGAACAGGTCGAGGTGACGGATTACGACACGCAGACCGACCCGACGACCTCGCGCGCCATGGTGCAGAAGGCGATCGACGACGGCGCCTATGTCATCATGGGGCCGATCTATTCCGGCTCGGTCAAGGTCAACATGATGGTCGCCCAGCAGAACGGCGTGCCGCAGCTGACCGGCGCCGAAGCGCCGTTCATCACCGACATGGGCAATCCCTACATCTTCCGCACCTCTTTCGGCGCACAACAGTCGATGCCGAAACTGGTCAAGTACCTCACCGAGGAAATGAAGGTGAAGTCGGTCGCCGTCGCCTGGGTCAATGACGACTTCGGCAAGGGTGGACGCGATTCCTTCGTGGCCGAGCTGGAGAAGAACGGCATCGCCGTCAACGCCGACGTGTCGAGCGAAGTGGGCCAGGCCGATTTCGCAGCCGACGTCATCAAGCTGAAGTCGAGCAATGCGGACGCGATCTTCGCCTATCTGCATGAAGAGGAAAGCGCGCGGCTGCTCAAGGAAATCCGCAAGCAGGGCGTCACCCAGCCGATCTTCGGCGAAACGACGCTGATGAACCAGAAGGTCGTCGACCTTGCCGGCGAAGCGGTCAACGGCGTGCGCGGGCATGTCGGCCTCAGCGCCAATGCGCCGATCCCCGGCATCGAGGAATTCGCCAAGAAGTTCGAGGCGAAGTACAGCTACAAGCCCGACCACAACGCCATCAAGGCCTATATGGGCGCCTATGTGGTGAAATACGTCACCACCAAGAACGGCAAGGTCGACCGCCAGGCCTTCGCGGATGCGCTGCATGGCCTGACCATCACGCCTGCCGACGAACCCGGCATCCTGATGGAGACCAGCTGGGACGACAAGGGCGAGGTCAACCGCGAAAGCTTCCTCGTCGAGGTCAAGGACGGCAAGCAGACCGTCGTGACCACGCTGCCGAAACTCTAAAAACGGTGAGGCTTCCGGCCCGCCGGGCCTGAAGCCCCCTTTCTTGGGGACATCTTCCATGAATACGTTTTTCCAGTTGTTCGTCTCCGGACTGGCAACGGGGTCGATCTATGCGCTCGCGGCGATCGGCTTCACCCTGCTCTGGCAGGCGTCGCAGACGATCAATTTCGCCCAGGGCGAGTTCATCATGCTGCCCGCCTTCTTCGTTCTGGCCGGAACACAGTTCCTCGGTCTGAGCTTTCCGGTGGCGATGGCGATCGCGGTGGTGCTCTCGCTGCTGCTGCTCGGCCTCGGTTTCAAGCGCATCATCATCGATCCGCTGCTGCCGCACGGCGTCCTACCGATCGTCATCGCCACGATCGCCCTCGGCATCCTGATGAAGGAAGGCGTCAAGCAGTTCTACACGGCCGAGGCGCTGCCGTTCCCGGCCCTGTTCTCCGACCGCACCCTCAACGTGCTGGGCGCCGCCATCTCGGTGCAGGACATAGCCGTTCTGCTGATCGCGCTCGGCGCCGTAGCGCTGCTGCAGCTCTTCCTGAACGGCACGAAGATCGGCCGCTGCATGCAGGCGACCGCGCAGAATCCGAACGTGGCCGAAATCCTCGGCGTGCCGGTGCGCCGTATGATCCTCTACACGTTCCTGATCAATGCCGGCCTCGCTTTTCTCGCCTCCATCCTGATCTCGCCGATCTACCTGGCGAAGTTCTCGAACGGCGAGACGCTCGGCCTGATCGCCTTCATCGCGGCGATCGTCGGCGGCTTCAACCAGATCCGCGGCGCGCTGGCCGGCGGTCTCCTGCTCGGCGTTATCGACAATCTCTCGGCAGCCTACGTTTCCGCGTCGTATCGCTCCGCGGTGCCGCTGATCCTGCTCATCATCATCATTCTCGTGCGGCCGCAGGGCCTGCTCGGAAAGGCGGAAGGACGCACCGTATGAGCAAGCACACTCTCGCTACACTGGTCGCGGGTCTCGCGATCCTGATCCTGCTCCCCTTCACGCAGTCGAATTACGGCGTGTTCGTGCTGTGCTCATGGCTGGTCTATTCGATCTCCGCCATGGGGCTCAACCTGACGCTCGGCTATGCCGGCCAGGTGTCGCTCGCCCAGGCCTCCTTCATGGGCATCGGCGCCTACACGACGGCGCTCATGACCATGGCGGGCGTGCCGTGGCCGGCGGCAATGATCGCCGCGATGGTTCTCTGCTTCGTCATCGGATTTCTGCTCGGCTACCCGGCGCTCCGCGTCCAGCATCACTTCCTGGCCTTCATCACGCTCGCCTTCAACGCGCTGGTGGTGCTGATGCTGCGCAACGAGGAATGGCTGACCGGCGGCACGTATGGCATTGTGGGCATCCCGCGGCCGGAACTCTTCGGCTTGCAGACGCAGAAGCCGCTCGCCTTCTATTTCTTCGTGCTGGCGCTGTTCGTGCTGATGGCTGTCGCCCTCTACGCCATCATCCGTTCGCCCTGGGGCCGCGCCTTCAAGGCGCTCCGGGAAAACCCGATCCGCGCCAACAGCCTTGGCGTCGACATCCGTAAGACGACGCTGCTCGCCTTCGCCATTGGCTCTTCCTATGGCGGGCTTGCCGGCAGCCTGCTGGCCCAGCTCACCCAGTTCATCGATCCGCATTCCTTCGGCCTGACCATCTCGCTCAAGGTCCTGCTGATGGTCATCGTCGGCGGCGCCGGCTTCTTCTTCGGCCCGATACTGGGCGCGCTGCTGATCGTTCTGGCGCCGGAATTCCTGCGCTTCACCGAGGGATATTACCTGATGATCTATGCCACGCTGGTCATCGTGCTGATGGTCTTCTGCCCGACCGGCCTGCTCGGCCTCGTCGAGCGTGGCCGCACGGCGCTGAAGCTCAGGCAGAACCCCAATGCCACGACCTGGGAGGCAGGACGATGACGCCGGTCCTTTCCGTACGCAATGTCAGCAAATCCTTCGGCGGACTCAGGGCGGTGGACAATGTCTCCTTCGATGTCCACCAGGGTGAGATCCTGGGCCTGATCGGCCCGAACGGCAGCGGCAAGTCGACGCTCTTCAACTGCGTCCTCGGGCAGCTGCCGGCCTCGACCGGCATCGTGCTGGTCGACGGCAAGGAGGTCGCGGGCAAGCGCCCCTGCGATCTCAACAAGCTCGGCGTCGGCCGCACCTTCCAGATGCTGCAGGTCTTCCCCGAGATGACCGTGCTCGACAACATCATTTTGGCCGGTCAGGAGCACAAAGGCACGATGCTGTCGCGTCTCTTCGGCAAGCCGGATGCGGGCCTCACCGAAGAGGCCCTGCGGATGATCGACTTCTTCCGGCTCGGGCACCAGACCCACGAGAAGGCGGGATCGCTTTCCTACGGCCAGCAGAAGCTGCTCGACGCCGCGATGGCCTTCATGGCGGGACCGAAGCTGGTGATGCTCGACGAGCCGGCCGGCGGCGTCAACCTCACCATGCTCGCCGACCTCAAGGAGCGGCTGAAGGCCTTCAACCAGGAACGCGGCGCCACCTTCGTGGTCATCGAGCACAACATGGAATTCGTGATGTCGCTCTGCACGCGCATCATCGTTCTGGCGAACGGCAGGATCATTGCCGAAGGCGACCCGGAGACGGTGCGCAACGATCCCACCGTCATCGAAGCCTATCTCGGAGGTTGAGCCATGCTGGAACTCAAGCAGGTCTATGGCGGCTACGGCAAAATGACGATCCTGAACGGCACGTCCTTCAAGATCGACAAGGGCACGATCACCACGGTGATCGGCCCGAACGGGGCAGGCAAGTCGACGGTCTTCAAGGCGATCTTCGGGCTCCTGAAAATCCGTTCGGGAAACGTGATCCTCAACGGCGAAGACGTGACCTCGCTGGCGCCGGCGAAGATGCTCGGCAAGGGCGTCACCTATGTGCCGCAGGGCCGCAACCTCTTCCCGATGCTCTCGGTGCGCCACAATCTCGAGATCGGCGGCATCTCCTCCGGCGATCAGGCGAAGATCGCCAAGCGCATCGACGAGGTGATGGAGCAGTTCCCGATCCTCAAGGAGAAGGCGAAGGAACAGGCGATCACCCTTTCGGGCGGTCAGCAGAAGCAGCTCGAGATCGCGCGCGCCTTGCTGCTCGATCCGTCGCTGATCCTCATCGACGAACCGTCTATCGGCCTTTCGCCGCAGATGATCAACGAGACCTTCCGCACGCTGATCCGGCTGCGCGACCAGGGCGTCACCATTCTGATGGTCGAGCAGAACGCCAAGGCGGCGCTCGCCATGTCCGATTTCGGCCTGGTGCTCGAACAGGGCCGCAGCCGGATGTACGACAGGGCCGACAAGCTGCTTGCCGATCCGCGCGTCGGCCAGCTCTTCCTCGGTGCCCATCTCGAGGAGGCATGAATGCAGCCCGTCCCGGAGATCACCGGAAAGACCGTCTTCATTCCGCTCATCGGTCATCCGGTCGAGCAGGTGAAATCGCCGGGACCGGTGAACGCGTGGTTCTCCGACAATGATGTCGGGGCCGTCCTCATCCCGGTGGATATCTTCCCCGAGAAGGTGGCGGCGTTCCTCGATGCCATTCGAGGAACACCCAATTGCCCCGGCGTTTCGGTGACGATGCCGCACAAGCAGGCGGCATGTGCCGGGGTCGACGACCTGACGGATCGCGCTCGCCGGGCCGGTGCCGTCAACATCATCCGCCGAAGGCCGGACGGCACGCTCCTCGGTGACATGGTCGACGGCGACGCCATGGTGGCGGCGCTCGCCAAGAACGGCGTGACCGTCACGGGCAAGACCGCCTTGGTCGTCGGTGCCGGCGGCGCCGGAACGGCGATCATCTATGCGCTTGCCGAGGCGGGTGCGGCGACCATCGTCGTCATCGAACGTGACCGGGCGAAGGCGGACCGCCTGACCGGCCAGTTGCGCCGCGACTATCCTGAGCTTCACGCCCATGACGTTCTGCCGGACGGCATCGATGTCGACATCGCCGTCAATGCCTCGCCGGCCGGCATGAATCCTGCCGACCCCTATCCCTTTCCGCTGGAGCGGCTGACAAGGGCGGAAATCATCGCCGACGCGGTGACGAAGCCGCCGGTGACACCCTGGCTCGAGGAAGCCCGGCGCCGCGGCATCGCCATCCAGGCCGGCGCCGAGATGACGCTCGCGCAGCTGCCGACGCAGATCGCCTTCTGGGGCCTCGACAAGGGCGATCGCGACGAAGGTGAGCGGCGATGAAGACTTCGATCGCAACGGTTTCGATCAGCGGCGCGTTGCCGGACAAGCTCGCGGCGATCGCCGCCGCCGGCTTCGACGGCGTGGAAATCTTCGAGAACGACTTCCTCGCCTTCGACGAGAGCCCGCGCGAGGTCGGCCGGATGGTGCGCGACTTCGGCCTGGAGATCAGCCTGTTCCAGCCCTTCCGCGACTTCGAGGGCATGCCGGAGCCGCACCGCAGCCGCACCTTCGACCGGGCCGAGCGCAAGTTCGACGTCATGCAGCAGCTCGGTACCGACCTCCTGCTGGTCTGCTCCAACGCCTCGCCGATCTCGCTCGGCGGCATCGATCGGGCGGCGGCCGATTTTCGCGAGCTCGGCGAGCGCGCCGCCAGGCGCGGATTGAAGGTGGGCTTCGAGGCCCTCGCCTGGGGCCGGCACATCAATGACCATCGCGATGCCTGGGAGATCGTCCGGCGCGCCGATCATCCTAATATCGGCCTCATCCTCGACAGCTTCCACACGCTGTCGCGCAGGATCGAGGTCAACTCGATCCGCTCGATCCCGAAGGAGAAGATCTTCATCGTCCAGCTGGCCGACGCACCGCTGATCGACATGGACCTGCTCTATTGGAGCCGGCACTTCCGCAACATGCCCGGCGAAGGCGACCTGCCGGTGGCCGAGTTCACCCGGGCGATCGCCGAAACCGGCTATGACGGCTACTTCTCGCTGGAAATCTTCAACGACCAGTTCCGCGGCGGCGCGGCCAAGCCGCTCGCCGCCGACGGACATCGCTCACTGATCTATCTCGGTGACCAGGTGCGGCGGCATCCGAACGGCGGCTCTCTCACCGTGGCGCCGATGCCGGAGCGTGCGCCGGTCCAGCGGGTCGGCTTCGTCGAGTTCACGGCCGCCCCCGAGGACGCCGCCGAGCTGACCGCCATCCTAAGGACGCTGGGCTTCCGCAAGGCAGCCGGCCACCGCTCGAAAAAAGTCGACCTCTACCAACAGGGCGACATCCGTGTTCTGGTCAATACCGACGAGAGCGGATTTGCGAGCTCCTCCTATGCCGTTCACGGCAGCTCCGCCTATGCCGTCGCACTTGTCGTCGACGACG
Protein-coding sequences here:
- a CDS encoding ABC transporter substrate-binding protein — encoded protein: MRRKIKRACLAAALLLLASSQPPAAADQRGAVDVVHFWISQSEAAALDVLRKAWADAGHQWIDLPAENKVAVQRIVSDRIANGYAPAVMQWNANEGSRELPEMGIVLDIDEVARADDWRRVLPATVLERITYKDKVFFAPTNVHAENWLWTSEPIFRQLGLKAPETWDEIFAAAEKIKAAGHLPVALGDGPWEISLVFNGIMYSKLGADGYARIIRGDPALVSDPRMTESLDMLRRLSRYAEPAAARRRKTWADATAAVGGGKAGMQFMGDWAKGELVARGYSVDKDFGCSLMPGTEIAYFMVIDAFAFPLTNREDAADAQRAFARMVLDRDNQVAFSRLKGSLPVRTDVDPSGLDRCGRLGLEKIVQNSGVSAQSMAMPTQMSEGWIGVLAEFFNDESMSTKTAQRRLYDIVKRQ
- a CDS encoding LysR family transcriptional regulator; this encodes MLTLRQIEVIRAIMVTGTIAGAAKLLGVAAPGVSRLMKYTEDSLRVRLFNRSHGRYVPTPEARHIFGLLDTVYRQVEDLQFAVQRLEKGDGLELSVGSVPSIANVMVPRAIAKLRQQYPSLYVDINILKIEEAIDYLLVGRGEVVAISSYLEHSIIHFEPLATGRLLCIVPQDSELAGKDAIAPDEIVRHTLIGIDPNDPYGRVMTEIFRRQNLAYDMKIKARFGTTVCALVAAELGIAIIDEFTVAAGRVPGIKCLEIEADTTFPTFVAYRRDVPLSIFSERFIDTLRTEMNRAKR
- a CDS encoding ABC transporter substrate-binding protein yields the protein MTKRALASIAIAVALSAGLPNISWADTIKIANVIELSGAGATVGSNWRDALKLAFEEINAAGGILGEQVEVTDYDTQTDPTTSRAMVQKAIDDGAYVIMGPIYSGSVKVNMMVAQQNGVPQLTGAEAPFITDMGNPYIFRTSFGAQQSMPKLVKYLTEEMKVKSVAVAWVNDDFGKGGRDSFVAELEKNGIAVNADVSSEVGQADFAADVIKLKSSNADAIFAYLHEEESARLLKEIRKQGVTQPIFGETTLMNQKVVDLAGEAVNGVRGHVGLSANAPIPGIEEFAKKFEAKYSYKPDHNAIKAYMGAYVVKYVTTKNGKVDRQAFADALHGLTITPADEPGILMETSWDDKGEVNRESFLVEVKDGKQTVVTTLPKL
- a CDS encoding branched-chain amino acid ABC transporter permease, whose translation is MNTFFQLFVSGLATGSIYALAAIGFTLLWQASQTINFAQGEFIMLPAFFVLAGTQFLGLSFPVAMAIAVVLSLLLLGLGFKRIIIDPLLPHGVLPIVIATIALGILMKEGVKQFYTAEALPFPALFSDRTLNVLGAAISVQDIAVLLIALGAVALLQLFLNGTKIGRCMQATAQNPNVAEILGVPVRRMILYTFLINAGLAFLASILISPIYLAKFSNGETLGLIAFIAAIVGGFNQIRGALAGGLLLGVIDNLSAAYVSASYRSAVPLILLIIIILVRPQGLLGKAEGRTV
- a CDS encoding branched-chain amino acid ABC transporter permease, with product MSKHTLATLVAGLAILILLPFTQSNYGVFVLCSWLVYSISAMGLNLTLGYAGQVSLAQASFMGIGAYTTALMTMAGVPWPAAMIAAMVLCFVIGFLLGYPALRVQHHFLAFITLAFNALVVLMLRNEEWLTGGTYGIVGIPRPELFGLQTQKPLAFYFFVLALFVLMAVALYAIIRSPWGRAFKALRENPIRANSLGVDIRKTTLLAFAIGSSYGGLAGSLLAQLTQFIDPHSFGLTISLKVLLMVIVGGAGFFFGPILGALLIVLAPEFLRFTEGYYLMIYATLVIVLMVFCPTGLLGLVERGRTALKLRQNPNATTWEAGR
- a CDS encoding ABC transporter ATP-binding protein, yielding MTPVLSVRNVSKSFGGLRAVDNVSFDVHQGEILGLIGPNGSGKSTLFNCVLGQLPASTGIVLVDGKEVAGKRPCDLNKLGVGRTFQMLQVFPEMTVLDNIILAGQEHKGTMLSRLFGKPDAGLTEEALRMIDFFRLGHQTHEKAGSLSYGQQKLLDAAMAFMAGPKLVMLDEPAGGVNLTMLADLKERLKAFNQERGATFVVIEHNMEFVMSLCTRIIVLANGRIIAEGDPETVRNDPTVIEAYLGG
- a CDS encoding ABC transporter ATP-binding protein, yielding MLELKQVYGGYGKMTILNGTSFKIDKGTITTVIGPNGAGKSTVFKAIFGLLKIRSGNVILNGEDVTSLAPAKMLGKGVTYVPQGRNLFPMLSVRHNLEIGGISSGDQAKIAKRIDEVMEQFPILKEKAKEQAITLSGGQQKQLEIARALLLDPSLILIDEPSIGLSPQMINETFRTLIRLRDQGVTILMVEQNAKAALAMSDFGLVLEQGRSRMYDRADKLLADPRVGQLFLGAHLEEA
- a CDS encoding shikimate dehydrogenase family protein; amino-acid sequence: MQPVPEITGKTVFIPLIGHPVEQVKSPGPVNAWFSDNDVGAVLIPVDIFPEKVAAFLDAIRGTPNCPGVSVTMPHKQAACAGVDDLTDRARRAGAVNIIRRRPDGTLLGDMVDGDAMVAALAKNGVTVTGKTALVVGAGGAGTAIIYALAEAGAATIVVIERDRAKADRLTGQLRRDYPELHAHDVLPDGIDVDIAVNASPAGMNPADPYPFPLERLTRAEIIADAVTKPPVTPWLEEARRRGIAIQAGAEMTLAQLPTQIAFWGLDKGDRDEGERR
- a CDS encoding bifunctional sugar phosphate isomerase/epimerase/4-hydroxyphenylpyruvate dioxygenase family protein, which gives rise to MKTSIATVSISGALPDKLAAIAAAGFDGVEIFENDFLAFDESPREVGRMVRDFGLEISLFQPFRDFEGMPEPHRSRTFDRAERKFDVMQQLGTDLLLVCSNASPISLGGIDRAAADFRELGERAARRGLKVGFEALAWGRHINDHRDAWEIVRRADHPNIGLILDSFHTLSRRIEVNSIRSIPKEKIFIVQLADAPLIDMDLLYWSRHFRNMPGEGDLPVAEFTRAIAETGYDGYFSLEIFNDQFRGGAAKPLAADGHRSLIYLGDQVRRHPNGGSLTVAPMPERAPVQRVGFVEFTAAPEDAAELTAILRTLGFRKAAGHRSKKVDLYQQGDIRVLVNTDESGFASSSYAVHGSSAYAVALVVDDATQAMKRALALDAEPFSQPVAAGEVELPAIRGVGGGLLYLLDDKSDLGRIWDIDFEPSDEGGEVEEAGLRCVDHIAQTVAYEEMPSWLLFYTSIFAAGKTPMVDIIDPAGVVRSQVVENATGSLRLTLNGAENRRTLAGHFIAETFGSGIQHLAFHTDDIFATAAALRRNGFRPLQISPNYYDDVEARFGLEPALTERLRAANILYDRDEHGEYFQLYSPTYGEGFFFEIVERRGYRGYGAANAIFRIAALKKHLRPEGLPKL